From the genome of Cognaticolwellia beringensis, one region includes:
- the hrpB gene encoding ATP-dependent helicase HrpB, which translates to MMLTAKKLPIDDIKDDVIAALNQYQTLLLTAPPGAGKSTCLPLWLLDLACLSDQKIYLLQPRRLAAKNIACYLAQQLGENVGETVGYRLRNESKTSKNTRLEVITEGILTQIIQHDAELSGCGLVVFDEFHERSLNADLAFALTRDIQQGLREDLKILLMSATLATQAINQQLPDAIALESKGRSYPVDISYQAPSNARFWRQHALSVLKSVVNAHQGSILMFLPGTGDIRYLAEQLQPFMPENMTLCPLYGELSLQQQQQAIAPAPRDHHKLVLATNIAETSLTIEGVDLVIDSGLENVAIYDVQTLNNKLSQRSIAKSSAIQRAGRAGRLQAGHCIRLYSKDDFERRNEQSGSEIQQADLLPMLMEVARWGANACAQLPMIEMPNAKNEQLAWQELTDLGLVSAQHQLTGDGKLAAAFPCHPRFAKMLLAAAQLEQSQQVEHLLTLACLYAALLEERDIFSAEQRADNCDITQRIIQLLQQAKKPQHLRIIQQAQRLYRVANQQHSHINNNKTAGSANTTKRFCNNATQLPLQCSGLLLMLAYPERLAKQRDHQGNYLTAYGKGLVMSNNDALADKKYLVAVQFFQRQQTLAIALAAEISLSQALNWQVVEVASKTQLHFDHKQNRIRCANQQVIGSLVISEENTRQKLSAELLVECWCQQIRKRGLSWLKFDEQTQQLLLRWRWLNQTQNHLAFENVSETHLLTTLEQWLGPYLADIISKAQLDKLNFSEVLLTQLSYQQQQIFNQLAPSYFTGPTGRKCKIRYSLDQAPIVSLPMQELYGVSITPSVGDKNHNSQVALIIELLSPAQRPIQITQDLVAFWQGSYREVQKDMRSKYPKHFWPDDPANAQATRKTKRHIKG; encoded by the coding sequence ATGATGCTAACGGCCAAAAAACTGCCTATCGATGATATTAAAGATGATGTTATTGCGGCATTAAATCAGTATCAAACTTTATTGTTAACCGCACCTCCAGGTGCTGGGAAATCAACTTGCTTACCGTTATGGTTGTTAGATTTAGCTTGTTTATCGGATCAAAAAATATACCTTTTACAGCCTCGGCGTTTAGCGGCAAAAAATATTGCATGTTACTTAGCGCAGCAACTGGGTGAAAATGTTGGCGAAACGGTGGGGTATCGGTTACGTAATGAAAGTAAAACTTCAAAAAACACCCGACTAGAAGTCATTACTGAAGGTATTTTAACGCAAATAATTCAACACGATGCTGAACTCTCGGGTTGTGGTTTAGTTGTCTTTGATGAGTTTCATGAGCGTTCGCTCAACGCCGATTTAGCTTTTGCATTAACGCGGGACATTCAACAAGGCTTGCGAGAAGATTTAAAAATATTGTTGATGTCAGCGACTTTAGCTACACAAGCGATAAACCAGCAGTTGCCTGATGCGATAGCATTGGAAAGTAAAGGCCGCAGTTATCCGGTTGATATTAGCTATCAAGCGCCGAGTAATGCACGTTTTTGGCGTCAGCATGCGTTATCAGTGTTGAAATCTGTAGTAAACGCACACCAAGGTTCGATATTAATGTTCTTGCCAGGCACTGGCGATATTCGCTATTTAGCTGAGCAATTACAGCCCTTTATGCCTGAAAACATGACGTTGTGTCCATTGTACGGTGAGTTGTCATTACAACAGCAGCAGCAAGCTATTGCTCCTGCGCCGCGAGATCATCACAAGTTAGTGCTAGCAACCAATATTGCCGAAACCAGTTTAACTATTGAAGGTGTTGATTTAGTTATTGATTCTGGTTTGGAAAATGTTGCCATTTACGATGTACAAACACTGAACAACAAATTAAGCCAACGTAGTATTGCAAAATCGTCAGCTATTCAACGAGCTGGTAGAGCAGGGCGTTTACAAGCCGGCCATTGTATTCGCTTATACAGTAAAGATGATTTTGAACGCAGAAATGAGCAAAGTGGTAGTGAAATTCAGCAAGCAGATTTACTACCAATGTTGATGGAAGTGGCAAGGTGGGGAGCAAATGCTTGCGCGCAACTGCCGATGATCGAAATGCCTAATGCTAAAAATGAGCAATTAGCTTGGCAGGAGTTAACCGACTTAGGCTTGGTGTCAGCGCAGCACCAGTTAACCGGAGACGGTAAATTGGCGGCGGCTTTTCCTTGTCACCCGCGATTTGCGAAAATGTTGTTAGCGGCAGCACAACTTGAGCAAAGCCAACAAGTTGAACATTTATTAACATTGGCTTGCTTATATGCGGCTTTATTAGAAGAACGTGACATTTTTAGTGCAGAACAGCGGGCAGATAACTGCGATATAACGCAGCGAATCATACAACTTTTACAGCAAGCTAAAAAGCCACAGCATCTACGAATAATTCAACAAGCCCAGCGTTTATATCGAGTGGCGAACCAACAACATAGTCACATTAACAATAATAAAACTGCTGGCAGTGCCAACACAACAAAGCGCTTTTGTAATAATGCTACACAATTGCCGCTGCAGTGTAGTGGCTTATTACTGATGCTGGCTTACCCGGAGCGTTTAGCTAAGCAAAGAGATCATCAGGGTAATTACTTAACCGCTTATGGCAAAGGATTAGTCATGAGCAACAATGATGCTTTAGCTGATAAAAAGTACCTTGTTGCTGTACAATTTTTTCAACGTCAACAAACCTTAGCGATAGCTTTAGCAGCCGAGATTAGCCTATCGCAAGCACTTAATTGGCAAGTAGTCGAAGTAGCAAGTAAAACACAGCTGCATTTTGATCATAAGCAAAATCGCATACGTTGTGCTAATCAACAAGTGATTGGTTCACTCGTTATCAGCGAAGAAAACACCAGACAAAAACTTTCGGCTGAGTTATTAGTTGAATGTTGGTGTCAACAAATTCGAAAACGTGGGCTCAGTTGGCTTAAATTTGACGAACAAACACAGCAGCTTTTATTACGCTGGCGCTGGCTTAATCAAACGCAAAACCATTTGGCCTTTGAAAATGTCAGTGAAACGCATTTGCTAACAACGTTGGAGCAATGGCTTGGGCCTTATTTAGCTGACATTATCAGTAAAGCGCAACTTGATAAGCTGAATTTTTCTGAAGTATTACTCACTCAGTTAAGTTATCAACAACAACAAATATTTAACCAACTCGCCCCCAGTTACTTTACCGGGCCAACGGGGCGAAAATGCAAAATTCGCTATAGCTTAGACCAAGCCCCTATTGTTTCTTTACCTATGCAGGAATTATATGGCGTGAGTATCACGCCATCGGTCGGCGACAAAAATCATAATAGCCAAGTCGCCTTGATTATCGAACTATTGTCGCCAGCTCAGCGGCCCATTCAAATAACCCAAGATCTAGTGGCATTTTGGCAGGGCAGTTATCGTGAGGTGCAAAAGGATATGAGGTCAAAATATCCCAAGCATTTTTGGCCGGATGACCCCGCCAATGCACAAGCAACGCGTAAAACTAAACGCCATATTAAAGGCTAA
- the pepB gene encoding aminopeptidase PepB: MTTANSVPVSITLTTTNNAQGWQQDKMLQISEDNIAIYLPQDAAYRLRKIQMAARKIEKLDIIHAALQGDAWDEASQWAFALGFSCVNKLENISFCGEPALIERLSNKLAVYAWSRDLTNQTPAELYPLKLAQLASDYIKNLAPKHVSTRLIQGEALKEQQWMGIYNVGKGSINEPCLLELDFNPTGDDNAQVTACLVGKGITFDSGGYSIKSNAGMFDMKCDMGGAAVVAGALALAMKQGLNQRVKLYLCCAENMISRDAYKLGDIITYKNGVTCEIANTDAEGRLVLADGLMAASETGAPMIIDAATLTGAAVSATGGDYTALFALDNDVAAKAQTSAKATGEAIWQLPLEPWHQDKCPSVFADTANSRTIKGGGAGGASNAAGFLSRFVDNGGAGWLHFDLAGAYNGAESGLWAAGATGLGIATIADLISNH, translated from the coding sequence ATGACCACAGCTAATTCCGTTCCAGTTTCAATAACGTTAACGACAACTAATAACGCACAAGGTTGGCAGCAAGATAAAATGCTTCAAATTTCCGAAGATAATATTGCTATCTATTTACCTCAAGATGCCGCTTATCGCTTACGAAAAATTCAAATGGCAGCGCGAAAAATAGAAAAATTAGACATTATACATGCCGCTTTACAAGGCGATGCATGGGATGAAGCGAGTCAGTGGGCATTTGCTTTAGGTTTTAGCTGTGTCAATAAATTAGAAAATATCAGCTTTTGTGGTGAACCAGCCTTAATTGAACGCTTGAGCAATAAGCTCGCTGTTTATGCTTGGAGTCGTGATTTAACTAACCAGACGCCCGCAGAGCTTTACCCATTAAAGCTGGCACAATTAGCCTCTGACTATATTAAAAATCTTGCACCCAAGCATGTTTCTACTCGTCTTATTCAAGGTGAAGCGCTGAAAGAACAACAATGGATGGGTATCTACAATGTTGGTAAGGGCAGTATTAACGAGCCCTGTTTGCTTGAGCTTGATTTTAATCCTACTGGCGACGACAACGCTCAGGTAACCGCATGCTTAGTCGGTAAAGGAATTACTTTTGACAGCGGTGGTTATAGTATTAAAAGTAACGCCGGTATGTTTGATATGAAATGCGATATGGGCGGTGCTGCCGTTGTTGCTGGCGCGTTAGCTTTGGCAATGAAGCAAGGTTTAAATCAACGAGTTAAGCTGTACCTTTGCTGTGCAGAAAACATGATCAGTCGCGACGCCTATAAACTTGGCGATATTATTACTTATAAAAACGGCGTAACTTGTGAAATAGCTAACACCGATGCAGAAGGTCGTCTTGTACTGGCTGATGGTTTAATGGCGGCAAGTGAAACAGGCGCGCCTATGATTATCGATGCGGCCACGTTAACGGGTGCGGCAGTTAGTGCAACAGGTGGTGATTACACAGCATTATTCGCACTTGATAATGACGTAGCAGCAAAAGCGCAAACTTCAGCAAAAGCTACCGGTGAAGCAATTTGGCAATTACCTTTAGAGCCTTGGCATCAAGATAAATGTCCATCGGTATTTGCGGATACGGCAAATAGTCGCACAATAAAAGGTGGCGGTGCAGGTGGTGCAAGTAATGCTGCAGGCTTTTTATCACGCTTTGTCGATAATGGCGGTGCTGGTTGGTTACATTTTGATTTAGCAGGCGCGTATAACGGTGCTGAATCTGGCTTATGGGCCGCGGGCGCAACTGGTCTTGGTATTGCTACTATTGCAGATTTAATATCTAACCATTAG
- the thpR gene encoding RNA 2',3'-cyclic phosphodiesterase → MNKRMFLALDISGADKAKIAQWREQYLSLPFRAIDKQNFHVTLAFLGLVNKDQQANLEKLISQQHNLIQQQLTPLVEETKTLSLLLSKVGYFKTAQVLHLMPTVCPDWLIYLNKTMVELSFKCDISIENKGYLPHLSLYRKAKHSLSNTNKTLEKTAFKQPLSITSFSLYHSYSSEIGVRYEPVKTWKINS, encoded by the coding sequence ATGAATAAACGTATGTTTCTTGCCTTAGATATTTCAGGCGCTGATAAAGCAAAAATTGCTCAATGGCGAGAGCAATACTTATCGTTACCATTTAGAGCAATAGATAAGCAAAACTTTCATGTAACCTTGGCATTTCTCGGTTTAGTAAATAAAGATCAACAAGCGAATTTAGAGAAATTAATTAGCCAGCAGCACAACCTGATTCAACAACAGCTAACGCCTTTAGTTGAAGAAACTAAAACCTTGTCTTTGCTCTTATCAAAAGTGGGTTATTTCAAAACAGCTCAAGTATTACATCTTATGCCAACGGTATGTCCTGACTGGTTAATTTATTTAAATAAAACCATGGTTGAATTAAGCTTCAAATGCGATATATCGATTGAAAACAAAGGCTATCTACCGCATCTAAGCTTATATCGTAAAGCAAAACATTCATTGTCTAACACCAACAAAACTCTTGAAAAAACAGCGTTTAAACAACCATTAAGTATTACGAGCTTTAGCTTATATCACTCATATTCTTCTGAGATAGGCGTAAGGTATGAGCCAGTTAAGACTTGGAAAATAAATTCTTAA
- a CDS encoding putative bifunctional diguanylate cyclase/phosphodiesterase encodes MEFDKDKSTAPLNKFSGNPHDIEEYLRAIFNNAGDPIFVKDEEFKFILVNDAFCSFFELPRSQIIGSTLAENFPVSEMEHFFAIDRQVLEKGQEILCEETLSPTGLQQKRVMTRKNRFTDAKGNYFLVGVVHDITKRKQIEEKLKRSASVFSHAHEGIMITDASATITEVNDAFSRISGYTSEEVLGENAKILQSARHSPEFYAEMWQTLLKQGYWEGEIWNRRKNGEIYPEMRTISAVNNADGCVEYYVSLCTDITAMKAHQNQLEHIAHYDLLTNLPNRVLLADRLSHAMLQCSRHQQALAVLFLDLDGFKLINDNYGHNVGDELLIAVSVRMKAALREGDSLARIGGDEFVAVLADLSSVEDCEPVLERLLLAASEPITIGSVVLNVSASIGVTFYPQDNVDADQLMRHADQAMYIAKQSGKNRFHLFDTAHDDAIKVQRESLETIRRALDKGYFVLHYQPKVNMKTGTVIGVEALIRMQHPKRGLLNPIEFLPVIENNPMSIEIGEWVIDTVLTQITQWQQMGLNLQVNTSVNIAAVQLQQPDFAQRLTTLLAAHPGVEPRFLGLEVLETSGLDDVHHVSKIMNACLSLGVEFALDDFGTGYSSLTYLRRLPANLIKIDQSFVRDMLIDNNDLAIVEGVIALAKSFKREVIAEGVESIEHGTALLKLGCNLAQGYGIARPMPASDIPAWINSWQPDARWQI; translated from the coding sequence ATGGAGTTTGATAAGGATAAAAGTACAGCACCGTTAAATAAATTTTCCGGAAATCCTCATGATATTGAGGAATATCTTCGGGCTATATTTAATAATGCAGGAGATCCAATATTTGTCAAAGATGAAGAATTTAAATTTATTCTAGTCAATGATGCTTTTTGTAGTTTTTTTGAGTTGCCTAGGAGCCAAATAATTGGTTCAACACTGGCTGAGAACTTTCCAGTTAGCGAGATGGAGCACTTTTTTGCGATAGATAGACAAGTGTTGGAAAAAGGACAAGAAATTTTATGCGAAGAGACACTTTCACCGACGGGTTTACAACAAAAAAGGGTCATGACAAGAAAAAATCGATTCACTGACGCGAAAGGTAATTATTTTCTCGTTGGGGTTGTTCACGATATTACCAAACGTAAGCAGATCGAAGAAAAATTAAAACGCTCGGCTAGTGTCTTCAGCCACGCACATGAAGGCATTATGATTACTGATGCTTCTGCCACAATTACTGAAGTCAATGATGCTTTTAGCCGCATTTCTGGCTACACGTCAGAGGAAGTTTTAGGAGAGAATGCCAAAATTCTTCAGTCAGCACGTCACTCGCCAGAATTTTATGCCGAAATGTGGCAAACACTGCTTAAACAAGGTTACTGGGAAGGTGAGATATGGAATCGACGTAAAAATGGTGAAATTTACCCTGAAATGCGCACCATTAGCGCGGTCAATAATGCCGATGGTTGTGTGGAGTATTATGTTTCATTGTGTACCGATATTACTGCAATGAAAGCGCATCAAAACCAATTAGAGCATATTGCCCATTACGACCTACTGACCAACTTGCCAAATCGTGTTTTACTCGCTGACCGCTTATCTCATGCTATGTTACAGTGCAGCCGTCATCAGCAAGCACTCGCGGTGTTATTTCTTGATTTAGATGGCTTTAAACTTATTAATGATAACTATGGCCATAATGTTGGTGATGAGCTACTCATTGCTGTCTCAGTTCGTATGAAAGCAGCGTTACGAGAAGGTGATAGTTTAGCCCGTATTGGTGGTGATGAGTTTGTCGCTGTATTAGCTGATTTAAGCTCCGTTGAAGATTGTGAACCGGTTTTAGAGCGATTATTATTGGCAGCGTCAGAGCCTATTACCATTGGTAGTGTAGTTTTGAATGTATCAGCGAGTATAGGGGTAACCTTTTACCCGCAAGATAATGTCGATGCTGACCAGCTTATGCGTCACGCAGATCAAGCTATGTATATAGCAAAACAGTCGGGTAAAAATCGTTTCCACTTATTTGATACCGCTCATGATGATGCGATTAAAGTACAACGGGAGAGCCTTGAAACTATTCGTAGGGCTTTAGATAAAGGGTATTTTGTACTGCACTATCAGCCTAAAGTGAATATGAAAACAGGTACAGTAATAGGTGTTGAAGCCCTTATTCGCATGCAACATCCCAAGCGTGGGCTCTTAAATCCAATAGAATTTTTACCTGTTATTGAAAATAACCCTATGAGTATCGAAATAGGGGAATGGGTAATAGATACCGTATTAACACAAATCACCCAGTGGCAACAAATGGGTCTTAACTTACAAGTGAACACGAGTGTAAACATTGCAGCAGTACAATTACAACAGCCTGATTTTGCGCAAAGATTAACAACACTACTCGCCGCTCATCCTGGTGTTGAACCACGTTTCTTAGGATTAGAAGTGCTGGAAACAAGTGGCTTAGATGATGTACATCATGTCTCGAAAATTATGAATGCCTGTTTGTCGCTCGGGGTAGAATTTGCCTTGGATGATTTTGGCACTGGCTACTCCTCACTTACTTATCTGAGGCGATTACCAGCCAACTTAATTAAAATAGATCAGAGCTTTGTGCGAGACATGCTAATTGATAATAATGATTTAGCCATTGTTGAAGGTGTTATAGCCTTAGCTAAATCATTTAAACGTGAAGTTATTGCTGAGGGAGTCGAAAGTATTGAACATGGCACCGCGCTTTTGAAACTGGGCTGTAATTTGGCTCAAGGTTATGGTATTGCTCGGCCTATGCCGGCGAGTGATATTCCTGCATGGATCAATAGCTGGCAACCCGACGCGCGTTGGCAGATATAA
- a CDS encoding S10 family peptidase has protein sequence MPFKQPFRFICIILCIIFTGAVYAADNIKEQKVLTAIPQAHQFISEHKGRFNGKSINYTATAGETYLRDKHGKETASIFTFAYTKKNNKKGEIRPVTFIWNGGPGSASTWLHMGAFGPKRVKVPSEAQFPGAAPYPILDTAESILDVSDLVFIDPVGTGFSRALGEHEGREFWGLTEDAASMAEFIRTWITENGRWNSPRFLLGESYGTTRAAAVAKILENDLSISLNGIIFISQALDYQGSSPYIRDNLISHITYLPTMAAAAVYHGKVKPKPENLANFLTEARSFATDELMPALFKGNTISDATKNHINDRLAYFTGLTPSYIDRADLRIQGFHFAKELLRDKGLSIGLLDARYTVDEVDDLKATSDYDASRVISSAFNSALMSYIRSDLGVDWNRTYLSPADDELSSQWSWRTAPKNKAWEPTYVNTAHDLSKALRINPTLKVFVASGYYDLVTPFFDAEYTLNRHGIKSEQIQYKYYHGGHMMYVNEPTRIDLLNDTRVFIQQQTK, from the coding sequence ATGCCGTTTAAACAGCCATTCAGATTCATCTGCATTATTCTTTGTATTATTTTTACTGGTGCTGTTTATGCCGCAGATAATATCAAAGAACAAAAAGTGCTCACCGCGATACCACAAGCGCATCAATTTATAAGTGAACATAAAGGACGCTTTAATGGCAAGAGCATTAATTATACCGCCACCGCCGGAGAAACTTATTTAAGAGATAAGCATGGCAAGGAAACAGCCAGTATTTTTACCTTTGCTTATACCAAAAAAAATAACAAGAAAGGAGAAATTCGACCCGTTACCTTTATCTGGAATGGCGGGCCAGGTTCGGCATCAACGTGGTTACATATGGGAGCGTTTGGACCCAAGCGAGTAAAAGTACCTAGTGAGGCACAATTTCCCGGCGCTGCTCCTTACCCTATTTTAGATACAGCAGAATCTATACTCGATGTTTCAGATTTAGTGTTTATTGATCCTGTCGGTACCGGTTTTTCTCGCGCATTAGGCGAACACGAAGGGAGAGAGTTCTGGGGATTGACTGAAGATGCCGCTTCGATGGCTGAATTTATTAGAACTTGGATCACAGAAAATGGTCGTTGGAATTCTCCTCGTTTTTTATTGGGCGAAAGTTACGGCACAACTCGTGCGGCAGCGGTCGCTAAAATTTTAGAGAATGATCTATCAATTAGCTTAAACGGTATCATCTTTATCTCGCAAGCATTAGATTACCAAGGCTCGAGCCCTTATATTCGAGATAATTTAATCTCTCATATTACTTATTTACCAACGATGGCAGCTGCGGCGGTTTATCATGGCAAAGTCAAACCAAAACCTGAAAATTTGGCTAACTTTCTTACCGAAGCACGATCATTCGCCACTGATGAGTTAATGCCGGCATTATTCAAAGGCAATACCATAAGTGATGCAACTAAAAATCATATTAACGACAGATTAGCCTATTTTACCGGCCTTACCCCCTCATATATTGATAGAGCAGATCTACGTATTCAAGGCTTTCATTTTGCTAAAGAGCTGTTACGGGACAAAGGTTTATCGATAGGCTTGTTAGACGCACGTTACACGGTTGACGAAGTTGATGATTTAAAAGCAACGTCTGATTATGATGCCAGTCGGGTAATTTCATCCGCATTTAATTCAGCGCTAATGAGCTATATTCGCAGCGACTTAGGTGTCGATTGGAATCGCACGTATTTATCACCCGCAGACGATGAACTGTCGAGTCAGTGGAGCTGGCGCACAGCACCAAAAAATAAAGCTTGGGAGCCCACTTACGTCAATACGGCACACGATTTATCAAAGGCTTTACGTATTAACCCTACACTTAAGGTCTTTGTTGCTTCTGGCTATTACGACTTAGTAACACCATTTTTTGATGCTGAATACACCTTAAATCGCCACGGAATAAAGTCTGAACAAATTCAATATAAATACTATCACGGTGGTCATATGATGTACGTTAATGAGCCTACCCGCATAGATTTATTGAATGACACCCGAGTATTTATTCAACAACAAACAAAGTAA
- the sfsA gene encoding DNA/RNA nuclease SfsA, producing MEINLKKASLIKRYKRFLADITLENGSDCTIHVANTGAMTGCAVPDDAVWYSTSDNLKRKYPFSWELTQTQKNHFICVNTIRANQLAEHAILNGTIAELQGFKALNREVKYGEENSKIDFHLLDKDGRETFIEVKSVTLLEENQGYFPDAVTLRGQKHLRELIAMAEKGHRAVLLFAILHSGINDIKPAEHIDAKYTKLLREASQQGVEIIAYKAIFQKEENSFIINLANKAPVIL from the coding sequence ATGGAAATTAACCTTAAAAAAGCCAGCTTAATTAAACGATACAAACGTTTCCTTGCCGACATTACCTTAGAAAATGGCAGTGATTGTACAATCCATGTTGCAAATACAGGCGCTATGACTGGCTGTGCTGTGCCCGATGATGCAGTTTGGTATAGCACTTCTGACAACCTTAAACGTAAATACCCCTTTAGCTGGGAATTAACACAAACTCAAAAAAATCACTTTATTTGTGTTAATACTATTCGCGCAAATCAACTGGCTGAACACGCTATTTTAAATGGCACTATCGCTGAGTTACAAGGTTTTAAAGCATTAAACCGTGAAGTAAAATATGGAGAAGAAAATAGTAAAATTGATTTTCACCTTTTAGATAAAGATGGCCGTGAAACTTTTATTGAGGTCAAAAGTGTTACCTTATTAGAAGAAAATCAGGGTTATTTTCCTGATGCAGTTACGCTACGTGGGCAAAAACATTTACGCGAGTTAATAGCGATGGCAGAAAAAGGTCACCGAGCCGTACTTTTATTTGCCATACTTCATTCTGGTATCAATGATATAAAACCTGCAGAACATATTGATGCCAAATACACAAAATTATTGCGTGAAGCGAGCCAACAAGGCGTTGAAATCATAGCTTACAAAGCTATATTCCAAAAAGAGGAAAACAGTTTTATTATCAATTTAGCTAATAAGGCACCGGTAATACTTTAA